Proteins encoded in a region of the Treponema sp. J25 genome:
- a CDS encoding HD domain-containing protein, with translation MKAISSMSFFSKADRYLYKHPLFYSLAAPIVLQGSFHRLRTIAHHDGSIADHVVTVAFWCFVIARLLGFRKHLAELVRGALLHDYFFYDWRIARPRNGKLHGFHHPREARENAEADFGPLSSREIDCIEKHMFPLTPWPPLYKESLLVCLVDKLVALKEVFAMTNPLILIGIPPEPEGPGKSPQRRKGK, from the coding sequence ATGAAAGCTATTTCGTCGATGTCTTTTTTCTCAAAGGCGGATCGGTATTTGTATAAGCATCCCCTCTTTTATAGCCTGGCAGCCCCCATAGTGTTGCAGGGCTCTTTTCATCGCCTCAGAACCATTGCGCACCACGATGGTTCCATTGCTGACCACGTGGTGACCGTGGCCTTTTGGTGTTTCGTGATTGCCCGACTCTTAGGTTTTCGAAAACACCTGGCAGAACTTGTCCGGGGGGCCCTCTTGCATGACTATTTCTTTTACGACTGGCGAATTGCGCGGCCCCGCAATGGCAAGCTCCACGGTTTTCACCATCCCCGGGAAGCCCGGGAAAATGCGGAAGCCGATTTTGGGCCCCTTTCATCCCGGGAAATAGATTGCATCGAAAAACACATGTTTCCCCTTACTCCCTGGCCACCCCTTTACAAAGAAAGTCTCCTGGTGTGCCTGGTGGATAAACTGGTTGCCCTCAAAGAAGTATTCGCCATGACAAACCCCCTAATATTGATCGGCATACCTCCAGAACCAGAGGGTCCAGGAAAATCTCCCCAGAGACGGAAGGGAAAATAG